In the genome of Rhodoferax sp. BAB1, one region contains:
- a CDS encoding FAD-dependent monooxygenase, giving the protein MQFYKHGFRGGNPDVKQAAPNRRNRGINEPLPEKVDVLIAGTGPAGLCLAAQLAQFPEIETMIVERMPSNIIKGKADGINTRSMEMFQAFGFADKVKRETYWVNQTNFWMPDPKNPAHIKRAGRVQDVADDSSEMPHILINQARLHELFLEVMRNSPSRLEPDYSWEIVGLTVDSTTDDHPVTVTLKDASGLNWGGTRTVRANYVVGCDGAHSAVRKAIGGELKGDAAHQAWGVMDILANTDFPDVRQKCLISSANEGNLLILPREGGYLFRMYVEMDKLRPDEKAAQRKLTQHDMIAAANRIIKPYSLDVQEIVWWSIYDIGHAISDKFDDAPEGSGRNPRVFTAGDACHTHSPKAGQGMNVSMQDTFNLGWKLVHVLQGRSDASLLRSYSKERLTEAKRLVETDHKWARVMSAPTTQAEREGIEEPRIIRQFKENLEFTGGLAVHYDPSALIGPATWQALATGQTIGRRFHSAPVVRVSDAMQMQLGHVAEADARWRIYAFAGKADGTDAVSAIHQLADWLETDANSPVVKHTRKGEDIDAVIDVRAVFQQTFDQLAYEKMPSLLKPKTGKLGLQDHEKAFCVDHKGLGDIFDMRGINRDQGCLVVVRPDQYVAHVLPLDAHQALADFFAGFLLPA; this is encoded by the coding sequence ATGCAGTTCTACAAACATGGCTTCAGGGGTGGCAACCCCGATGTCAAGCAAGCAGCGCCGAACCGGCGTAACCGGGGCATCAACGAGCCGCTGCCGGAAAAGGTGGATGTGCTGATTGCCGGCACCGGCCCGGCGGGCCTGTGCCTGGCGGCTCAGCTGGCGCAGTTCCCGGAGATCGAGACGATGATTGTCGAGCGCATGCCCAGCAACATCATCAAGGGCAAGGCCGACGGCATCAACACGCGCTCCATGGAGATGTTCCAGGCCTTCGGCTTTGCCGACAAGGTCAAGCGCGAGACCTACTGGGTCAACCAGACCAATTTCTGGATGCCGGACCCCAAGAACCCCGCCCACATCAAGCGCGCGGGCCGGGTGCAAGACGTGGCCGACGACAGCTCGGAGATGCCGCACATCCTGATCAACCAGGCGCGGCTGCACGAGCTGTTCCTGGAAGTCATGCGCAATTCTCCGTCGCGGCTCGAGCCCGACTACAGCTGGGAAATCGTGGGCCTGACGGTGGACAGCACGACCGACGATCACCCCGTCACCGTGACCCTGAAAGACGCCAGCGGCCTGAACTGGGGGGGCACCCGCACCGTGCGGGCCAACTACGTGGTGGGTTGCGACGGGGCGCATTCGGCCGTGCGCAAGGCGATCGGTGGTGAGCTGAAGGGGGATGCCGCGCACCAGGCCTGGGGCGTGATGGACATCCTGGCCAACACCGATTTCCCGGACGTGCGGCAGAAGTGCCTGATCTCTTCCGCCAACGAAGGCAATCTGCTGATCCTGCCGCGTGAGGGGGGGTACCTGTTCCGCATGTATGTGGAGATGGACAAGCTGCGGCCCGACGAGAAGGCGGCGCAGCGCAAGCTCACGCAGCACGACATGATTGCTGCGGCGAACCGCATCATCAAGCCCTACAGCCTGGACGTGCAGGAGATCGTCTGGTGGTCCATCTACGACATTGGGCACGCCATCAGCGACAAGTTTGATGACGCTCCCGAGGGCTCTGGCCGCAACCCGCGCGTGTTCACCGCGGGCGACGCCTGCCACACCCATTCGCCCAAGGCAGGGCAGGGCATGAATGTCTCGATGCAGGACACCTTCAATCTGGGCTGGAAGCTGGTGCACGTGCTGCAGGGCCGCTCCGATGCGAGCCTTCTGCGCAGCTATTCCAAAGAGCGACTGACCGAGGCCAAACGCCTGGTGGAGACGGACCACAAATGGGCGCGCGTCATGTCGGCCCCCACCACCCAGGCCGAGCGGGAGGGGATTGAGGAGCCGCGCATCATTCGCCAGTTCAAGGAAAACCTGGAGTTCACGGGCGGCCTGGCCGTCCACTACGACCCGTCCGCGCTCATCGGCCCGGCGACCTGGCAGGCGCTGGCCACCGGCCAGACCATCGGCCGCCGCTTCCACTCCGCGCCCGTGGTGCGTGTCTCGGACGCCATGCAGATGCAGCTGGGCCATGTGGCCGAGGCCGATGCGCGCTGGCGCATCTACGCCTTCGCCGGCAAGGCCGACGGCACCGACGCGGTCTCGGCCATCCACCAGCTCGCGGATTGGCTGGAAACCGACGCGAACTCCCCGGTCGTCAAGCACACGCGCAAGGGCGAAGACATCGACGCGGTGATCGACGTCCGCGCCGTGTTCCAGCAAACCTTCGACCAGCTGGCCTACGAGAAGATGCCGTCGCTGCTCAAGCCCAAGACCGGCAAACTGGGCCTGCAAGACCATGAAAAGGCCTTCTGCGTCGACCACAAGGGGCTCGGCGATATCTTCGACATGCGCGGCATCAACCGCGACCAGGGATGTTTGGTGGTGGTGCGCCCCGATCAGTACGTGGCCCACGTGCTGCCGCTGGACGCGCACCAGGCGCTGGCGGATTTTTTTGCGGGGTTTCTGCTGCCGGCCTGA
- a CDS encoding DUF6339 family protein has protein sequence MQKMRLLRAKTVDFLTKEIESNLGRYRSGDFDFLTNDPANYFEIDTNFEPDALKDVYCVDGDLREVDCCEAIYTVLGHVPPYVARDPRLWVYMSHVHLLHYTRSRWPIPEDDVEALVHVKKHFFAEGTRGIERDNAASRLWWMAALCDRVEELDLKSALTAFLHQSDVRANIIERPTTSQTVPVFSAVIQKLHESYLGDKSLFERDRFRAVMKSLNLKGGTKLLEVMEASDVKSIVDSCAK, from the coding sequence ATGCAGAAGATGCGCTTGCTTCGAGCAAAGACTGTAGATTTTCTGACAAAAGAAATTGAATCGAACCTTGGGCGTTACCGTTCTGGCGACTTCGATTTTTTAACGAATGATCCAGCCAACTACTTTGAAATCGATACAAATTTTGAACCGGATGCTCTTAAGGATGTTTATTGCGTCGATGGTGACCTAAGAGAGGTTGATTGTTGTGAGGCAATTTATACGGTGCTTGGGCATGTGCCTCCATACGTGGCGCGTGATCCTCGACTTTGGGTTTACATGTCTCACGTGCATCTTCTTCACTATACAAGGTCGCGCTGGCCGATACCTGAAGACGATGTGGAGGCACTGGTGCACGTTAAGAAGCACTTCTTTGCTGAAGGAACGCGTGGGATCGAGCGCGACAATGCTGCATCTCGTCTCTGGTGGATGGCTGCTTTGTGTGACCGCGTCGAAGAGCTCGATTTGAAGAGTGCCCTGACAGCCTTTTTGCATCAATCTGACGTTCGGGCCAACATCATCGAGCGCCCAACAACGTCGCAAACTGTCCCAGTGTTCTCAGCCGTAATCCAGAAGTTACATGAATCTTATTTGGGGGATAAGTCACTCTTTGAGCGCGACAGATTCAGGGCTGTCATGAAGAGCCTCAACCTTAAGGGGGGGACCAAGCTTCTTGAGGTTATGGAGGCGAGTGACGTTAAGTCTATTGTTGATTCTTGTGCTAAGTAG
- a CDS encoding NUDIX hydrolase → MLHSPIKHCKNCGVAVVYRIPDDGDTRERAVCPSCSTIHYENPLNVVGTVPYWGDKVLLCKRNIEPRKGKWTLPAGFLELGESTAQGAARETDEEAGAQIELEGLFTIISVARVGQVHLFYRAKLLSDQFAPGTETMEAQLYAEHEIPWDEIAFRTVKETLERYFADRKAGRYQVHDVDLV, encoded by the coding sequence ATGCTGCACAGCCCCATCAAACACTGCAAGAACTGCGGCGTGGCCGTGGTCTACCGCATCCCCGACGACGGCGACACCCGCGAACGCGCCGTCTGCCCATCCTGCAGCACCATCCACTACGAAAACCCGCTGAACGTGGTGGGCACCGTACCCTACTGGGGCGACAAGGTGCTGCTGTGCAAACGCAATATCGAGCCGCGCAAGGGCAAGTGGACGCTGCCGGCCGGTTTCCTGGAGCTGGGTGAAAGCACGGCCCAGGGCGCGGCCCGCGAAACCGACGAGGAAGCCGGCGCCCAGATCGAGCTGGAAGGCCTGTTCACCATCATCAGCGTGGCGCGCGTGGGCCAGGTGCACCTGTTCTATCGCGCCAAACTGCTGAGCGACCAGTTCGCCCCCGGCACCGAAACCATGGAAGCCCAGCTCTACGCCGAGCACGAGATCCCCTGGGACGAAATCGCCTTTCGCACCGTCAAGGAAACACTGGAGCGCTACTTCGCCGACCGCAAGGCCGGCCGCTACCAGGTGCACGACGTCGACCTGGTCTGA
- a CDS encoding nucleotidyl transferase AbiEii/AbiGii toxin family protein: MSEGNGKNLAASVRARLLNLAKAERSDFNGVLLRYTLERLLYRLGQSDHAERFLLKGAMLFTVWYDMPHRPTRDVDLLGYGPSDLPSVAQTFREVAAIAVADGVVFDPSSVSAEDIRKEAGYPGARIFINAELAGARLRAQVDIGFGDAVVPGPVAVKYPVLLPDFPAPQLRAYPVHTVVAEKLHAIALLGMANTRMKDYLDLMVIFERESLELETLAQAIAATFARRGMPVPSTLPLGLTDAFAEDDTRRTHWQAFLKKNDLAPVPLPEVLVRLRQHLQPALMQAARLQG; the protein is encoded by the coding sequence ATGAGCGAGGGCAATGGCAAGAATCTGGCCGCTTCGGTGCGGGCGCGGCTGCTCAACCTGGCCAAGGCCGAGAGATCAGATTTCAATGGTGTGCTGCTGCGCTACACGCTGGAGCGCCTGCTGTACCGGCTGGGGCAGTCGGACCATGCCGAGCGCTTTCTGCTCAAGGGGGCGATGCTGTTCACGGTCTGGTACGACATGCCGCACCGGCCGACCCGCGATGTCGATTTGCTGGGGTACGGCCCCAGTGATCTGCCTTCCGTGGCCCAGACCTTTCGCGAGGTGGCGGCCATTGCGGTGGCGGACGGTGTGGTGTTTGACCCGTCCAGCGTCAGCGCCGAGGACATCCGCAAGGAGGCAGGTTACCCCGGTGCCCGCATCTTCATCAACGCCGAACTCGCGGGCGCACGTTTGCGGGCTCAGGTGGACATCGGTTTTGGCGATGCGGTCGTTCCCGGCCCGGTGGCGGTGAAGTATCCGGTGCTGTTGCCAGACTTTCCGGCGCCGCAACTGCGTGCCTATCCGGTCCATACCGTGGTGGCCGAGAAGTTGCACGCCATTGCACTGTTGGGCATGGCCAATACCCGCATGAAGGACTATCTGGATTTGATGGTCATCTTCGAACGCGAGTCCCTGGAACTGGAAACCCTGGCCCAGGCGATTGCCGCCACCTTTGCGCGGCGCGGCATGCCGGTTCCATCGACCTTGCCGCTGGGCCTGACGGATGCGTTCGCGGAAGACGACACGCGCCGGACCCACTGGCAGGCTTTCCTGAAGAAGAACGACCTTGCGCCGGTGCCCTTGCCGGAGGTACTGGTGCGGCTGCGCCAGCATCTACAGCCCGCTTTGATGCAGGCGGCAAGGTTGCAGGGCTGA
- a CDS encoding AbiEi antitoxin N-terminal domain-containing protein, with translation MKTKAGRSIHADTHPQRVLDLARRRGVLRPGDLEDVGAARVVLTRLMASGQLERVGRGLYRLPGAQVSAHETLATVAARVPQAVFCLLTALQFHGLTTQLPRQVWIAMPRGSHVPRLDYPPLKMVQSSGEAFDEGIELHTRDQVPLRVYGVAKTVADCFKHRNKVGLDVALEALREARAQNKATVDEIWHYAGICRVAQVMRPYLEALA, from the coding sequence ATGAAAACCAAGGCAGGCCGCAGCATTCACGCCGATACCCATCCGCAGCGCGTTCTCGATCTGGCGCGTCGCAGGGGTGTGCTGCGCCCCGGTGATCTGGAGGACGTGGGTGCGGCGCGTGTGGTGCTGACGCGTCTGATGGCCAGCGGGCAGCTGGAGCGCGTCGGGCGCGGGCTGTACCGGCTGCCGGGCGCGCAGGTTTCGGCGCATGAGACGCTGGCCACGGTGGCGGCCCGGGTGCCGCAGGCGGTGTTCTGTCTGCTCACGGCCCTGCAGTTTCACGGGCTGACGACCCAGCTGCCGCGGCAGGTGTGGATCGCCATGCCGCGCGGCAGCCATGTGCCCCGGCTGGACTATCCGCCGCTGAAGATGGTGCAGTCTTCCGGCGAGGCCTTTGACGAGGGGATCGAGCTGCACACGCGTGACCAGGTGCCCCTGCGTGTGTATGGCGTGGCCAAGACCGTGGCCGACTGCTTCAAGCACCGCAACAAGGTCGGCCTGGACGTGGCGCTAGAGGCGCTGCGCGAGGCGCGTGCGCAGAACAAGGCCACGGTGGATGAGATCTGGCACTACGCGGGGATCTGCCGTGTGGCCCAGGTGATGCGGCCCTACCTGGAGGCCCTGGCATGA